In Ostrinia nubilalis chromosome 12, ilOstNubi1.1, whole genome shotgun sequence, one DNA window encodes the following:
- the LOC135077037 gene encoding uncharacterized protein LOC135077037 isoform X2, with protein sequence MTSPKESGDVIDGKHDEDKKQEVTELADLPPSGTSLHKRRRGEPPASLSVRPPQTPSDPEGSSPCTAAITPDEHRSFQDAEIPDPEAICDNILQRLKDRDDLASKRGRDLAARTKDTFEALDQLEKLLELVDQFLTLKEHNSRLVKKLRDVNHLKRWHSAYQKIHLENERIKAERKDLDLLNEIMDAELESEYGQAIFDSMIVSGRSMKRTGSKWKGHSKFGGTLLRKQRSRSAGGEESDAPPGTPLRRRSEVFFNKDMEKSKVSKWTRVKAAFRWEKAQWQPSAMGGAAGAVAAGAMFGSVALAGSCPTSATLPPEPRDSASLTPGSALSLTPNSSCEELRMDSGTCRKSAPLRDDTNSAFLHAPTQDDSSTSPSPNKLHKSPWGKMRDIIQTHRESVKKKSSRGSKSSPDVVPTRRRSLSDGGDSDAPPALTLTIPSSEELESEPSHPILRKQRSLELGARPPQHRPPRASKWTKVKRAFLTSASASVPSSPSRHSAFFTDAETEGLSSGCEASGVREEIARNYAELQSRLGREFQDRRGKLQYAATRPVATEEQLSADFRKKLTEWQRMKGVRQPPPVPARQDLSEDFLKRWDEWKRMKETNSVPAWEEEAKPDEVLVQTSTGLFKFQGISRSFTRKLHEWEKSRGIAPEASTSALLRAARARNKAPPAPLTRTQSDGSVAPSAAGSGRLHASSLSVNDADDFESEYEGHHSLEAEDECDGVRGAVLVEVEAEEVCTAAPLVAVSPRHTPQKPVYTYGQAEARLLCETNATVTGTAVLQPTGAVMFSDSRRVKAKEKTESVAKTPREQSKDFDKSNRRKIIRQPSIEEDALFIRKTIEEIERGSSSRFREDKDTADEETVIEKIDKDVPSTSKGVISKNSKQISPIKEKQSSMEEIQDDNKRRENDKSNGKKKSKSRARLEREQSKPSESDTEQDVDTVTVEIPRRRKRPRKASERPRTPPMAHYHTDSEGEVFVLKLKAPEPRDGSPEVIVKTTRKIFSPVVRSGESVPRAVIPLDVEDLAEVTPSMEHTSHQNEPKKKSETKMSRIKKDADSRSKGSGDLQDIDDQRPKTRPPLPSSPSSQRKPQPKETAPSIRIMIQRYNMKINEDGHTSGNSSGASSPAWRSPTAERRRPPDMPVGVNIRNNPFLEREVQKSASACQLSRRDQTSVEKRLVPVPTTGMDGVLKSHSANALHPEQPKVESTATLNQKKIEGSQETIRCTTASTDTIVPDLTRNLPECPRELPNPLPVLRQMSDVIVPSVAKLISADPVCYQRSVSTVAAPTSYVETEAAAAKLSERAARIRAARERFLASPVPMRKDGTSSTSDLRPGDRSSRISCESDVTESQSSSTQESNLGRSASTGMVNVDREAWQRVAEVGGGRREGRSRSRFSLARLAAKLRRRDEGAVSSLCRQSLLVQLRNKH encoded by the exons ATGACGTCACCAAAAGAAAGTGGTGACGTCATCGACGGCAAGCACGATGAGGACAAAAAGCAGGAGGTGACAGAGTTAGCGGACCTCCCTCCCAGCGGGACGTCGTTGCACAAAAGAAGGAGAGGGGAACCTCCTGCTTCTCTCTCAGTTAGACCACCTCAAACTCCATCAGATCCTGAAGGATCGTCTCCTTGCACTGCTGCCATCACGCCTGATGAGCATCGGAGCTTCCAAGATGCCGAGATACCAGATCCTGAAGCCATTTGTGATAATATCCTCCAGCGGCTCAAAGACCGTGACGACCTGGCCTCGAAGCGAGGAAGAGACCTAGCTGCCAGAACGAAGGACACCTTCGAAGCGTTAGACCAACTGGAAAAACTCTTAGAACTTGTCGACCAGTTCCTCACCTTAAAAGAACACAACTCTCGCCTGGTAAAGAAGTTGAGAGACGTGAACCATTTGAAAAGATGGCACAGTGCGTACCAGAAGATACATTTGGAGAACGAGAGGATAAAAGCAGAACGAAAAGACCTGGACCTGCTAAACGAAATAATGGACGCTGAGCTGGAATCCGAATATGGTCAGGCGATATTTGACTCCATGATTGTGAGTGGGAGAAGTATGAAGAGGACCGGGTCTAAGTGGAAAGGCCATTCGAAGTTCGGAGGGACTTTGTTAAGAAAGCAAAGATCGAGGTCCGCGGGAGGGGAGGAGAGTGACGCTCCTCCTGGGACACCTCTACGGAGGAGGTCTGAAGTGTTTTTCAATAAAGATATGGAGAAATCGAAGGTGTCGAAGTGGACGAGGGTTAAAGCTGCATTTAG ATGGGAGAAAGCCCAATGGCAGCCTTCAGCCATGGGCGGCGCCGCGGGCGCCGTGGCCGCCGGAGCCATGTTTGGCTCCGTGGCGCTGGCTGGCTCGTGCCCAACGTCAGCCACGCTGCCTCCCGAACCCAGGGACTCCGCCAGTCTGACCCCCGGGAGCGCGCTGTCGCTGACTCCTAACTCCTCGTGCGAGGAGCTGAGGATGGATTCAG GCACGTGCCGCAAGAGCGCGCCGCTACGCGACGACACCAACAGCGCATTCCTCCATGCGCCTACGCAG GATGACAGCTCCACCTCTCCCTCCCCGAACAAGCTCCACAAGAGCCCGTGGGGCAAGATGCGGGACATCATCCAGACCCACCGGGAGTCTGTCAAGAAGAAGTCCAGCAGAGGCTCCAAGAGTTCCCCAGATGTAGTGCCAACGAGAAGGAGGTCCTTGAGCGATGGAGGTGACAGCGATGCTCCTCCGGCGTTGACGTTGACGATACCATCTTCTGAGGAGTTGG AATCCGAGCCTTCCCACCCGATCCTCCGCAAGCAGCGGTCCTTGGAACTGGGAGCGAGGCCTCCTCAGCACCGGCCTCCGAGGGCCTCCAAGTGGACCAAGGTCAAGAGGGCCTTCCTCACGTCTGCCTCCGCCTCCGTCCCTTCTAGCCCCAGCCGGCATTCTGCATTCTTCACTGATGCTG AGACCGAAGGGCTAAGCAGCGGCTGCGAGGCGAGTGGAGTGCGCGAGGAAATCGCGCGAAACTATGCTGAATTGCAGTCGCGGCTGGGCCGGGAGTTCCAGGATAGGAGAGGGAAGCTGCAGTATGCAG CCACCCGCCCCGTGGCGACGGAGGAGCAGCTATCAGCAGACTTCCGCAAGAAGCTGACGGAGTGGCAGCGCATGAAGGGCGTGAGGCAGCCACCGCCGGTGCCCGCGCGACAGGACCTCAGTGAGGACTTCCTCAAGAGATGGG ATGAATGGAAACGCATGAAAGAAACCAATTCAGTCCCAGCTTGGGAAGAAGAAGCAAAACCTGATGAAGTACTGGTTCAAACATCTACTGGGCTTTTCAAATTCCAAG GAATATCCCGCTCCTTCACTCGCAAGCTACACGAGTGGGAGAAGTCCCGTGGGATAGCCCCAGAAGCCTCCACCTCCGCATTACTgcgggctgcgcgcgcgcgtaaTAAAGCCCCGCCTGCGCCACTCACGCGCACCCAGTCTGATGGCAGTGTAGCGCCATCTGCGGCTGGGTCCGGAAGACTGCACGCTTCGAGTCTAAGCGTCAATGACGCCGATGACTTCGAGTCGGAGTACGAGGGTCATCATTCT CTGGAAGCCGAAGACGAATGCGACGGCGTCCGCGGCGCAGTTCTCGTAGAAGTTGAAGCCGAAGAAGTCTGCACCGCCGCCCCCCTCGTGGCGGTGTCCCCGCGCCACACCCCGCAGAAGCCCGTGTATACGTACGGGCAGGCGGAGGCGCGACTGCTGTGCGAGACCAACGCGACCGTGACGGGAACTGCCGTGCTGCAGCCCACTGGTGCTG TTATGTTTTCAGATTCTCGACGAGTGAAGGCCAAAGAAAAAACTGAATCTGTGGCTAAAACTCCACGTGAACAG TCAAAGGACTTTGATAAGAGCAACAGAAGAAAAATAATCCGCCAACCTAGTATAGAAGAAGATGCTTTATTTATACGGAAGACAATTGAAGAAATAGAAAGAGGAAGCTCATCTCGTTTCAGGGAAGACAAAGATACTGCTGATGAAGAAACTGTAATTGAAAAGATAGATAAAGACGTGCCATCTACTAGTAAAGGGGTTATTTCAAAGAACTCTAAACAAATAAGTCCCATAAAGGAAAAACAGTCTAGTATGGAAGAAATTCAAGATGATAACAAACGGAGGGAGAACGATAAATCCAATGGTAAAAAGAAGTCAAAATCCAGAGCACGGTTAGAAAGAGAACAATCCAAACCTTCAGAAAGTGACACGGAGCAAGATGTTGATACAGTTACTGTGGAAATACCAAGAAGAAGAAAACGTCCGCGAAAAGCATCTGAAAGACCAAGAACTCCGCCAATGGCACATTATCATACCGATTCTGAAGGAGAG GTCTTTGTCCTCAAGCTAAAAGCACCAGAGCCTCGTGATGGCTCGCCAGAAGTAATAGTTAAGACcacaagaaaaatattttcacctGTAGTTCGTAGTGGCGAGTCAGTACCAAGAGCAGTCATACCATTGGACGTAGAAGATTTAGCTGAAGTCACACCCTCGATGGAACACACTAGTCACCAAAATGAGCCTAAAAAGAAATCGGAAACTAAAATGAGTAGGATCAAAAAAGATGCTGATAGTCGATCCAAGGGTTCTGGTGACCTTCAAGATATAGACGATCAGAGGCCAAAAACAAGGCCGCCTTTGCCATCGTCTCCTTCGTCGCAAAGAAAGCCCCAACCAAAAGAAACTGCTCCGTCTATCCGTATCATGATTCAACGGTACAACATGAAGATCAATGAAGACG GTCATACATCTGGAAATAGTAGTGGTGCTTCTTCTCCTGCTTGGCGATCACCAACGGCAGAAAGGCGGCGACCTCCTGACATGCCCGTAGGGGTGAACATTAG GAATAACCCATTCCTCGAAAGAGAAGTTCAGAAGTCAGCGAGTGCATGTCAACTATCCAGACGTGACCAAACATCGGTGGAAAAACGTCTCGTTCCCGTTCCTACCACTGGCATGGATGGCGTTTTAAAATCCCATAGCGCTAATGCCTTACACCCCGAACAGCCCAAAGTGGAATCTACCGCTACTTTAAATCAAAAGAAAATCGAAGGCAGTCAAGAGACTATCAGATGTACCACAGCAAGCACAGATACTATTGTGCCGGATTTGACGAGAAATCTTCCAGAATGTCCAAGAGAACTACCTAATCCTTTGCCAGTTTTGAGGCAGATGTCTGACGTCATTGTCCCAAGTGTAGCGAAGTTGATATCAGCTGACCCTGTATGCTATCAGAGGTCTGTGTCGACAGTGGCTGCTCCTACGAGTTATGTTGAAACTGAAGCTGCAGCAGCAAAATTATCGGAGAGAGCAGCGAGGATCCGAGCGGCTAGGGAACGGTTCCTTGCTTCTCCAGTGCCGATGAGGAAAGATGGAACTAGTTCTACCAGTGATTTGAGGCCAGGAGACAG ATCTAGCCGCATAAGCTGTGAGAGTGACGTCACTGAATCTCAAAGTTCCAGCACGCAGGAGTCGAACCTGGGCAGGAGCGCTTCCACCGGGATGGTCAACGTAGACCGAGAGGCCTGGCAGAGGGTTGCTGAAG TAGGCGGTGGTCGTCGCGAAGGCAGGTCAAGATCGCGGTTCAGCCTGGCGCGACTGGCTGCCAAGCTGAGGCGGCGCGACGAAGGCGCTGTCTCCAGCCTCTGCCGGCAGAGCCTACTCGTGCAGCTAAGAAACAAGCACTGA
- the LOC135077037 gene encoding uncharacterized protein LOC135077037 isoform X4, protein MTSPKESGDVIDGKHDEDKKQEVTELADLPPSGTSLHKRRRGEPPASLSVRPPQTPSDPEGSSPCTAAITPDEHRSFQDAEIPDPEAICDNILQRLKDRDDLASKRGRDLAARTKDTFEALDQLEKLLELVDQFLTLKEHNSRLVKKLRDVNHLKRWHSAYQKIHLENERIKAERKDLDLLNEIMDAELESEYGQAIFDSMIVSGRSMKRTGSKWKGHSKFGGTLLRKQRSRSAGGEESDAPPGTPLRRRSEVFFNKDMEKSKVSKWTRVKAAFRWEKAQWQPSAMGGAAGAVAAGAMFGSVALAGSCPTSATLPPEPRDSASLTPGSALSLTPNSSCEELRMDSGTCRKSAPLRDDTNSAFLHAPTQDDSSTSPSPNKLHKSPWGKMRDIIQTHRESVKKKSSRGSKSSPDVVPTRRRSLSDGGDSDAPPALTLTIPSSEELESEPSHPILRKQRSLELGARPPQHRPPRASKWTKVKRAFLTSASASVPSSPSRHSAFFTDAETEGLSSGCEASGVREEIARNYAELQSRLGREFQDRRGKLQYAVSATRPVATEEQLSADFRKKLTEWQRMKGVRQPPPVPARQDLSEDFLKRWDEWKRMKETNSVPAWEEEAKPDEVLVQTSTGLFKFQGISRSFTRKLHEWEKSRGIAPEASTSALLRAARARNKAPPAPLTRTQSDGSVAPSAAGSGRLHASSLSVNDADDFESEYEGHHSLEAEDECDGVRGAVLVEVEAEEVCTAAPLVAVSPRHTPQKPVYTYGQAEARLLCETNATVTGTAVLQPTGAVMFSDSRRVKAKEKTESVAKTPREQSKDFDKSNRRKIIRQPSIEEDALFIRKTIEEIERGSSSRFREDKDTADEETVIEKIDKDVPSTSKGVISKNSKQISPIKEKQSSMEEIQDDNKRRENDKSNGKKKSKSRARLEREQSKPSESDTEQDVDTVTVEIPRRRKRPRKASERPRTPPMAHYHTDSEGEVFVLKLKAPEPRDGSPEVIVKTTRKIFSPVVRSGESVPRAVIPLDVEDLAEVTPSMEHTSHQNEPKKKSETKMSRIKKDADSRSKGSGDLQDIDDQRPKTRPPLPSSPSSQRKPQPKETAPSIRIMIQRYNMKINEDGHTSGNSSGASSPAWRSPTAERRRPPDMPVGVNIRNNPFLEREVQKSASACQLSRRDQTSVEKRLVPVPTTGMDGVLKSHSANALHPEQPKVESTATLNQKKIEGSQETIRCTTASTDTIVPDLTRNLPECPRELPNPLPVLRQMSDVIVPSVAKLISADPVCYQRSVSTVAAPTSYVETEAAAAKLSERAARIRAARERFLASPVPMRKDGTSSTSDLRPGDSSSTQESNLGRSASTGMVNVDREAWQRVAEVGGGRREGRSRSRFSLARLAAKLRRRDEGAVSSLCRQSLLVQLRNKH, encoded by the exons ATGACGTCACCAAAAGAAAGTGGTGACGTCATCGACGGCAAGCACGATGAGGACAAAAAGCAGGAGGTGACAGAGTTAGCGGACCTCCCTCCCAGCGGGACGTCGTTGCACAAAAGAAGGAGAGGGGAACCTCCTGCTTCTCTCTCAGTTAGACCACCTCAAACTCCATCAGATCCTGAAGGATCGTCTCCTTGCACTGCTGCCATCACGCCTGATGAGCATCGGAGCTTCCAAGATGCCGAGATACCAGATCCTGAAGCCATTTGTGATAATATCCTCCAGCGGCTCAAAGACCGTGACGACCTGGCCTCGAAGCGAGGAAGAGACCTAGCTGCCAGAACGAAGGACACCTTCGAAGCGTTAGACCAACTGGAAAAACTCTTAGAACTTGTCGACCAGTTCCTCACCTTAAAAGAACACAACTCTCGCCTGGTAAAGAAGTTGAGAGACGTGAACCATTTGAAAAGATGGCACAGTGCGTACCAGAAGATACATTTGGAGAACGAGAGGATAAAAGCAGAACGAAAAGACCTGGACCTGCTAAACGAAATAATGGACGCTGAGCTGGAATCCGAATATGGTCAGGCGATATTTGACTCCATGATTGTGAGTGGGAGAAGTATGAAGAGGACCGGGTCTAAGTGGAAAGGCCATTCGAAGTTCGGAGGGACTTTGTTAAGAAAGCAAAGATCGAGGTCCGCGGGAGGGGAGGAGAGTGACGCTCCTCCTGGGACACCTCTACGGAGGAGGTCTGAAGTGTTTTTCAATAAAGATATGGAGAAATCGAAGGTGTCGAAGTGGACGAGGGTTAAAGCTGCATTTAG ATGGGAGAAAGCCCAATGGCAGCCTTCAGCCATGGGCGGCGCCGCGGGCGCCGTGGCCGCCGGAGCCATGTTTGGCTCCGTGGCGCTGGCTGGCTCGTGCCCAACGTCAGCCACGCTGCCTCCCGAACCCAGGGACTCCGCCAGTCTGACCCCCGGGAGCGCGCTGTCGCTGACTCCTAACTCCTCGTGCGAGGAGCTGAGGATGGATTCAG GCACGTGCCGCAAGAGCGCGCCGCTACGCGACGACACCAACAGCGCATTCCTCCATGCGCCTACGCAG GATGACAGCTCCACCTCTCCCTCCCCGAACAAGCTCCACAAGAGCCCGTGGGGCAAGATGCGGGACATCATCCAGACCCACCGGGAGTCTGTCAAGAAGAAGTCCAGCAGAGGCTCCAAGAGTTCCCCAGATGTAGTGCCAACGAGAAGGAGGTCCTTGAGCGATGGAGGTGACAGCGATGCTCCTCCGGCGTTGACGTTGACGATACCATCTTCTGAGGAGTTGG AATCCGAGCCTTCCCACCCGATCCTCCGCAAGCAGCGGTCCTTGGAACTGGGAGCGAGGCCTCCTCAGCACCGGCCTCCGAGGGCCTCCAAGTGGACCAAGGTCAAGAGGGCCTTCCTCACGTCTGCCTCCGCCTCCGTCCCTTCTAGCCCCAGCCGGCATTCTGCATTCTTCACTGATGCTG AGACCGAAGGGCTAAGCAGCGGCTGCGAGGCGAGTGGAGTGCGCGAGGAAATCGCGCGAAACTATGCTGAATTGCAGTCGCGGCTGGGCCGGGAGTTCCAGGATAGGAGAGGGAAGCTGCAGTATGCAG TTTCAGCCACCCGCCCCGTGGCGACGGAGGAGCAGCTATCAGCAGACTTCCGCAAGAAGCTGACGGAGTGGCAGCGCATGAAGGGCGTGAGGCAGCCACCGCCGGTGCCCGCGCGACAGGACCTCAGTGAGGACTTCCTCAAGAGATGGG ATGAATGGAAACGCATGAAAGAAACCAATTCAGTCCCAGCTTGGGAAGAAGAAGCAAAACCTGATGAAGTACTGGTTCAAACATCTACTGGGCTTTTCAAATTCCAAG GAATATCCCGCTCCTTCACTCGCAAGCTACACGAGTGGGAGAAGTCCCGTGGGATAGCCCCAGAAGCCTCCACCTCCGCATTACTgcgggctgcgcgcgcgcgtaaTAAAGCCCCGCCTGCGCCACTCACGCGCACCCAGTCTGATGGCAGTGTAGCGCCATCTGCGGCTGGGTCCGGAAGACTGCACGCTTCGAGTCTAAGCGTCAATGACGCCGATGACTTCGAGTCGGAGTACGAGGGTCATCATTCT CTGGAAGCCGAAGACGAATGCGACGGCGTCCGCGGCGCAGTTCTCGTAGAAGTTGAAGCCGAAGAAGTCTGCACCGCCGCCCCCCTCGTGGCGGTGTCCCCGCGCCACACCCCGCAGAAGCCCGTGTATACGTACGGGCAGGCGGAGGCGCGACTGCTGTGCGAGACCAACGCGACCGTGACGGGAACTGCCGTGCTGCAGCCCACTGGTGCTG TTATGTTTTCAGATTCTCGACGAGTGAAGGCCAAAGAAAAAACTGAATCTGTGGCTAAAACTCCACGTGAACAG TCAAAGGACTTTGATAAGAGCAACAGAAGAAAAATAATCCGCCAACCTAGTATAGAAGAAGATGCTTTATTTATACGGAAGACAATTGAAGAAATAGAAAGAGGAAGCTCATCTCGTTTCAGGGAAGACAAAGATACTGCTGATGAAGAAACTGTAATTGAAAAGATAGATAAAGACGTGCCATCTACTAGTAAAGGGGTTATTTCAAAGAACTCTAAACAAATAAGTCCCATAAAGGAAAAACAGTCTAGTATGGAAGAAATTCAAGATGATAACAAACGGAGGGAGAACGATAAATCCAATGGTAAAAAGAAGTCAAAATCCAGAGCACGGTTAGAAAGAGAACAATCCAAACCTTCAGAAAGTGACACGGAGCAAGATGTTGATACAGTTACTGTGGAAATACCAAGAAGAAGAAAACGTCCGCGAAAAGCATCTGAAAGACCAAGAACTCCGCCAATGGCACATTATCATACCGATTCTGAAGGAGAG GTCTTTGTCCTCAAGCTAAAAGCACCAGAGCCTCGTGATGGCTCGCCAGAAGTAATAGTTAAGACcacaagaaaaatattttcacctGTAGTTCGTAGTGGCGAGTCAGTACCAAGAGCAGTCATACCATTGGACGTAGAAGATTTAGCTGAAGTCACACCCTCGATGGAACACACTAGTCACCAAAATGAGCCTAAAAAGAAATCGGAAACTAAAATGAGTAGGATCAAAAAAGATGCTGATAGTCGATCCAAGGGTTCTGGTGACCTTCAAGATATAGACGATCAGAGGCCAAAAACAAGGCCGCCTTTGCCATCGTCTCCTTCGTCGCAAAGAAAGCCCCAACCAAAAGAAACTGCTCCGTCTATCCGTATCATGATTCAACGGTACAACATGAAGATCAATGAAGACG GTCATACATCTGGAAATAGTAGTGGTGCTTCTTCTCCTGCTTGGCGATCACCAACGGCAGAAAGGCGGCGACCTCCTGACATGCCCGTAGGGGTGAACATTAG GAATAACCCATTCCTCGAAAGAGAAGTTCAGAAGTCAGCGAGTGCATGTCAACTATCCAGACGTGACCAAACATCGGTGGAAAAACGTCTCGTTCCCGTTCCTACCACTGGCATGGATGGCGTTTTAAAATCCCATAGCGCTAATGCCTTACACCCCGAACAGCCCAAAGTGGAATCTACCGCTACTTTAAATCAAAAGAAAATCGAAGGCAGTCAAGAGACTATCAGATGTACCACAGCAAGCACAGATACTATTGTGCCGGATTTGACGAGAAATCTTCCAGAATGTCCAAGAGAACTACCTAATCCTTTGCCAGTTTTGAGGCAGATGTCTGACGTCATTGTCCCAAGTGTAGCGAAGTTGATATCAGCTGACCCTGTATGCTATCAGAGGTCTGTGTCGACAGTGGCTGCTCCTACGAGTTATGTTGAAACTGAAGCTGCAGCAGCAAAATTATCGGAGAGAGCAGCGAGGATCCGAGCGGCTAGGGAACGGTTCCTTGCTTCTCCAGTGCCGATGAGGAAAGATGGAACTAGTTCTACCAGTGATTTGAGGCCAGGAGACAG TTCCAGCACGCAGGAGTCGAACCTGGGCAGGAGCGCTTCCACCGGGATGGTCAACGTAGACCGAGAGGCCTGGCAGAGGGTTGCTGAAG TAGGCGGTGGTCGTCGCGAAGGCAGGTCAAGATCGCGGTTCAGCCTGGCGCGACTGGCTGCCAAGCTGAGGCGGCGCGACGAAGGCGCTGTCTCCAGCCTCTGCCGGCAGAGCCTACTCGTGCAGCTAAGAAACAAGCACTGA